The following are from one region of the Salvia splendens isolate huo1 chromosome 2, SspV2, whole genome shotgun sequence genome:
- the LOC121762898 gene encoding heavy metal-associated isoprenylated plant protein 3-like isoform X2, which translates to MTEQNKTSKGKEQKKEGTENKKKESAGNVSVVLKANLHCEGCVSKVLKCIRTFDANIGDGQITVVGKIDPAKLRERVEKKTHKKVEVVSPQTKNGEKAEKKKEPPQEKNTTNAEKSDYKEPPVTTAQLKVHLHCEGCIQKIRKIIVKTKGYRDMQIDKQKEMVTVTGALDMKALAEVLKKHLKREVQIVAAKKETEKKESENGKGGAEKGNGGLKAEKMEGNNKMHFQVGYPYPDPFYNPYAYGSTHAPQLFSDENPNACSLM; encoded by the exons ATGACTGAG CAGAACAAAACGAGCAAGGGCAAGGAGCAGAAGAAGGAGGGAACAGAGAACAAGAAGAAAGAGAGCGCCGGCAATGTCAGCGTCGTGCTCAAGGCCAACCTGCACTGCGAAGGCTGCGTTTCCAAGGTTTTGAAGTGCATTCGCACTTTCGACG CTAATATCGGCGACGGACAGATCACAGTCGTCGGAAAGATAGATCCGGCTAAGCTCCGGGAAAGGGTGGAGAAGAAGACTCACAAGAAGGTTGAAGTGGTTTCGCCGCAGACCAAAAATGGAGAGAAAGCCGAGAAGAAAAAGGAACCGCCACAAGAAAAAAACACCACCAATGCCGAAAAGTCCGACTACAAAGAG CCTCCGGTGACAACGGCGCAGCTGAAGGTGCACCTACACTGCGAGGGCTGCATCCAGAAAATTCGCAAAATCATAGTCAAGACCAAGG GTTACAGAGATATGCAGATCGACAAGCAGAAGGAGATGGTGACGGTCACCGGAGCCCTCGACATGAAGGCGTTAGCCGAGGTACTGAAGAAGCATTTAAAGAGGGAGGTACAAATCGTGGCGGCTAAGAAGGAGACCGAGAAGAAAGAGAGCGAGAATGGGAAAGGGGGCGCCGAGAAGGGAAACGGCGGACTCAAGGCGGAGAAGATGGAAGGGAATAACAAAATGCACTTCCAAGTTGGGTATCCTTACCCGGATCCGTTCTACAACCCGTATGCATACGGATCCACCCATGCCCCACAGCTTTTTAGCGACGAGAACCCTAACGCTTGTAGTCTCATGTGA
- the LOC121762898 gene encoding heavy metal-associated isoprenylated plant protein 3-like isoform X1 encodes MTEQNKTSKGKEQKKEGTENKKKESAGNVSVVLKANLHCEGCVSKVLKCIRTFDGVDTANIGDGQITVVGKIDPAKLRERVEKKTHKKVEVVSPQTKNGEKAEKKKEPPQEKNTTNAEKSDYKEPPVTTAQLKVHLHCEGCIQKIRKIIVKTKGYRDMQIDKQKEMVTVTGALDMKALAEVLKKHLKREVQIVAAKKETEKKESENGKGGAEKGNGGLKAEKMEGNNKMHFQVGYPYPDPFYNPYAYGSTHAPQLFSDENPNACSLM; translated from the exons ATGACTGAG CAGAACAAAACGAGCAAGGGCAAGGAGCAGAAGAAGGAGGGAACAGAGAACAAGAAGAAAGAGAGCGCCGGCAATGTCAGCGTCGTGCTCAAGGCCAACCTGCACTGCGAAGGCTGCGTTTCCAAGGTTTTGAAGTGCATTCGCACTTTCGACG GTGTGGACACAGCTAATATCGGCGACGGACAGATCACAGTCGTCGGAAAGATAGATCCGGCTAAGCTCCGGGAAAGGGTGGAGAAGAAGACTCACAAGAAGGTTGAAGTGGTTTCGCCGCAGACCAAAAATGGAGAGAAAGCCGAGAAGAAAAAGGAACCGCCACAAGAAAAAAACACCACCAATGCCGAAAAGTCCGACTACAAAGAG CCTCCGGTGACAACGGCGCAGCTGAAGGTGCACCTACACTGCGAGGGCTGCATCCAGAAAATTCGCAAAATCATAGTCAAGACCAAGG GTTACAGAGATATGCAGATCGACAAGCAGAAGGAGATGGTGACGGTCACCGGAGCCCTCGACATGAAGGCGTTAGCCGAGGTACTGAAGAAGCATTTAAAGAGGGAGGTACAAATCGTGGCGGCTAAGAAGGAGACCGAGAAGAAAGAGAGCGAGAATGGGAAAGGGGGCGCCGAGAAGGGAAACGGCGGACTCAAGGCGGAGAAGATGGAAGGGAATAACAAAATGCACTTCCAAGTTGGGTATCCTTACCCGGATCCGTTCTACAACCCGTATGCATACGGATCCACCCATGCCCCACAGCTTTTTAGCGACGAGAACCCTAACGCTTGTAGTCTCATGTGA
- the LOC121762911 gene encoding uncharacterized protein LOC121762911 — MTLLKRYVLRLFISLKYITANVVDRNNGRIVATASTVEHALKNSLECGRSCNAKAAAVVGEVLAMRLRVDGLEHGQGRGIHVNVNKEIEKKGFQNRTKIWAVVNALNNNGVKLILEDEDNIPPPGSSYIGRQRDDCTNPHD; from the coding sequence ATGACATTGCTGAAGAGATATGTGTTGAGACTCTTCATATCATTGAAATATATCACAGCAAATGTGGTAGACAGGAACAATGGACGAATAGTTGCGACGGCTTCAACAGTTGAACACGCTCTCAAAAACTCACTTGAATGTGGGCGTTCTTGTAATGCAAAGGCTGCAGCAGTTGTTGGAGAAGTGCTGGCAATGAGGCTCAGAGTAGATGGTCTCGAACATGGCCAGGGCAGAGGCATTCATGTCAATGTGAACAAGGAAATCGAGAAGAAAGGCTTCCAGAACCGCACAAAGATTTGGGCAGTTGTGAATGCCCTAAATAACAATGGGGTTAAGTTGATTCTCGAGGACGAGGACAACATTCCTCCTCCTGGCTCCAGCTACATAGGCCGACAAAGAGACGATTGCACAAATCCACACGATTGA
- the LOC121781461 gene encoding ABC transporter F family member 1-like: MVSDASKKKAAQKKAAAAAKRGGKATASKVAAPENGSSKVDSLANGVGDLHISDRTCTGVLCSHPLSRDIRIESLSLTFHGHDLIVDSELELNYGRRYGLLGLNGCGKSTLLASIGARELPIPEHMDIYHLSREIEASDMSSLQAVISCDEVRLKLEKEVEILSAKDDGGGEALELIYERLDALDAATAEKRAAEILFGLGFTKQMQEKKTRDFSGGWRMRIALARALFMNPTILLLDEPTNHLDLEACVWLEEMLKKFERILVVVSHSQDFLNGVCTNIIHMQSKKIKLYSGNFDQYCQTRSELEENQMKQYKWEQEQIASMKEYIARFGHGSAKLARQAQSKEKTLAKMERGGLTEKVARDKVLVFRFTDVGKLPPPVLQFVEVKFGYTPDNLIYKNVDFGVDLDSRVALVGPNGAGKSTLLKLMTGDLVPQDGMVRRHNHLRIAQFHQHLAEKLDVEMSALQYMMREYPGHEEEKMRAIVGRFGLTGKAQVMSMKNLSDGQRSRVIFAWLAWRQPHMLLLDEPTNHLDIETIDSLAEALNEWDGGLVLVSHDFRLINQVAKEIWVCENQAVTRWEGDIMDFKRHLRARAGLLD; encoded by the exons ATGGTGTCTGATGCGAGTAAAAAGAAGGCGGCTCAGAAGAAGGCTGCCGCCGCTGCTAAAAGAGGGGGTAAGGCCACCGCATCCAAGGTGGCTGCGCCAGAAAACGGTAGCAGCAAGGTTGATAGTCTGGCCAATGGAGTTGGGGATCTTCACATATCTGATCGGACGTGTACCGGCGTTCTCTGCTCCCATCCTTTGTCAAGAGATATTCGG ATAGAATCACTTTCCCTGACTTTCCATGGCCATGATCTTATTGTTGACTCTGAACTGGAATTGAATTATGGCAG ACGTTATGGATTGCTTGGTTTGAATGGTTGCGGAAAATCTACTCTTCTTGCTTCGATAGGTGCCCGTGAGCTTCCTATTCCAGAGCACATGGATATTTATCACCTTTCTAGAGAAATTGAAGCTTCTGATATGTCCTCACTTCAGGCCGTCATAAGTTGTGACGAGGTGCGCCTGAAATTGGAGAAAGAAGTTGAAATATTGTCTGCCAAG GATGATGGTGGTGGAGAGGCCCTTGAACTCATTTATGAACGGTTGGATGCTTTGGATGCAGCCACTGCTGAAAAGCGAGCTGCTGAGATTTTATTTGGTCTTGGCTTTACCAAGCAAATGCAAGAGAAGAAGACACGTGACTTTTCTGGAGGCTGGAGGATGAGGATTGCTCTAGCAAGAGCTCTTTTCATGAACCCAACCATATTGCTGCTTGATGAACCAACAAATCATCTAG ATTTGGAGGCATGTGTCTGGTTAGAGGAGATGTTGAAGAAGTTCGAGCGAATTCTTGTTGTGGTTTCACATTCCCAGGATTTCCTGAACGGAGTATGCACCAACATCATACATATGCAGAGTAAGAAGATAAAGCTCTACTCTGGAAATTTCGACCAGTATTGCCAAACCAGATCTGAACTTGAGGAGAACCAGATGAAACAATACAAGTGGGAGCAGGAGCAGATAGCTTCAATGAAGGAATACATTGCACGGTTTGGTCATGGATCTGCTAAGCTTGCGCGTCAGGCCCAGAGTAAAGAGAAAACTTTGGCAAAGATGGAGCGTGGAGGTCTTACAGAGAAGGTGGCCCGGGATAAGGTCCTTGTTTTCAGATTTACTGATGTTGGAAAGCTCCCTCCTCCTGTTCTTCAGTTTGTGGAAGTGAAATTTGGCTACACTCCTGATAATCTCATCTACAAGAATGTTGATTTTGGTGTTGACCTTGATTCGAGAGTGGCACTGGTGGGACCTAATGGTGCTGGGAAAAGCACCCTGCTAAAGCTGATGACAGGGGATTTGGTTCCTCAGGATGGCATGGTTCGTCGCCATAACCACTTGAGGATCGCACAGTTCCATCAGCATTTGGCTGAGAAACTTGATGTGGAAATGTCAGCCCTCCAGTATATGATGAGGGAGTATCCCGGACATGAAGAAGAGAAGATGAGAGCCATAGTTGGAAGGTTTGGGCTCACCGGCAAAGCACAAGTGATGTCTATGAAGAACTTGTCTGATGGGCAAAGGAGCCGTGTGATCTTTGCATGGCTAGCTTGGAGGCAACCGCACATGCTACTGCTGGATGAGCCAACTAACCATCTGGATATTGAGACGATTGACTCACTGGCGGAGGCACTTAATGAATGGGATGGTGGGTTGGTTCTTGTTAGCCACGA